One window of Streptomyces sp. FIT100 genomic DNA carries:
- a CDS encoding TrkA family potassium uptake protein — MKALIAGAGRLGTQIAQVLAAARNDVTLVDVDEDRIAELGGHLPVRLVAGDACEPAFLEHAGARTADLVIATTGNDEDNLVISLLAKRQFAVPRVAARVNDPENAWLFDQNWGVDTAVPAAAPLISLIEEATGATDTVALLRLSKAGVDVIETAITPQSRAAGRTLAEITLPAGTVIATVVREGQPTLPTPGMRLRPGDELLVVSHAATEQEIHAAFQ, encoded by the coding sequence ATGAAGGCCCTCATCGCAGGCGCCGGGCGCCTGGGCACCCAGATCGCGCAGGTCCTCGCCGCCGCCCGTAACGACGTCACCCTCGTCGACGTCGACGAGGACCGCATCGCCGAGCTCGGAGGACACCTTCCCGTGCGCCTCGTCGCCGGGGACGCCTGCGAGCCCGCCTTCCTCGAACACGCGGGAGCCCGCACCGCCGACCTCGTCATCGCCACCACCGGCAACGACGAGGACAACCTCGTCATCAGCCTCCTCGCCAAGCGGCAGTTCGCCGTCCCCCGCGTCGCGGCGCGCGTCAACGACCCGGAGAACGCCTGGCTCTTCGACCAGAACTGGGGTGTCGACACCGCAGTCCCCGCCGCCGCGCCCCTCATCTCCCTCATCGAGGAGGCCACCGGCGCCACCGACACCGTGGCCCTCCTGCGCCTGAGCAAAGCGGGCGTCGACGTGATCGAGACCGCCATCACACCGCAGTCCCGCGCCGCAGGCCGCACACTCGCCGAGATCACCCTCCCCGCAGGCACCGTCATCGCCACGGTCGTCCGCGAGGGCCAACCCACCCTCCCCACGCCCGGGATGCGGCTGCGGCCCGGCGACGAACTCCTCGTGGTCTCCCACGCCGCCACCGAACAGGAGATCCACGCCGCCTTCCAGTGA